In the Salvia miltiorrhiza cultivar Shanhuang (shh) chromosome 8, IMPLAD_Smil_shh, whole genome shotgun sequence genome, TTGATTCCATGGTTGACAAGGGACTTAAGCCTAATATTGTTACCTACAACTGCTTATTAAATGGATATTGCAGAAAGGGGAGAATAGACGAAGCTCGGCTTCATTTTCTGGAATTTCCTTGTAAAGGTCTGGAGCATGATACATGTACTTACACAACCATGATACATGGATTGTTTAGTAAACGTAGATTTTCCGAGGGCTGGAAGCTTTTGAAGGATATGGAAGCTCGACGAGTAACTCCTGACATATATACTTATAATACATTGTTGGATGGGCTATGCAGGAATGGGGAGATTGATGAAGCTCTTTCTTTTGTGCACACGATTGAAGGGAAAGGAGTTACTCCTAATAGAGTCACATATGGGGCTGTCATAAATGGATTATGCAAAAATGGGAAACTTGATGTTGCTAGAGATCTTTTCAACCAACTACCTTCTATAGGTGTGCTACCTAATACTCgtatatataatatgatcatTGGTGCACTTTGTCATGAAGGTTCTACGGAGGAGGCACAATGTTTGCTTACAGAGATGCAGAGTCATGGTTGTGCACCTGACGAAGTGACATACAACATCATGACGCGAAGTTTCCTAAAGAAGAAAGAGCTTAGCAAGGCAATACCATACTTGGAAGTAATGCGCGAAAAGGAACTCTCAGCAGATGTTTCTACTCTTTCCATGCTCATTGATCAAATGCAAGGAAAAACTAAAGATGATGTTCTTCTCAAATTGATGAAGGATGTTTTGCCAAAGGATTTTGCATCATAGTCATCTCCCCTTCTGAGATGCAACCAACTCAGGCTTTGGGGCTGAACTTTGTGTCTTTTTATTTcttctagttttttttttcaactcagGCTTTGGGCTGATCTCGTGTCTTTTTATTTCTTCTGTACTATTTTTTCATCTAAAGATTTTTCTTGTGATTTTCTTGCGTTTATTTATGGGTGGTTTTTCAATTCTCATATATCTCATGTTGTGTGCAAATATATTCTCAGATATTCTAATAATTCAATTCATATGCATATGTTACTGAAATggatattcatttattttcttctaCTTTTGATACAAGAGGCAGACAGCCTTCTAGCTGAAGTGTCTCTTTCCTGATTAGTTTTTAACCACAATTTGAGCAGAAAACTACTCATTTCGCAAATCAAAATTGCCTCACAAAACATCCTGCAGTTTTCAGTCTTGAAAAAGCTACGCCAAAAACATACTTGTGAAGATTTAGCAACACAACTAATAGCAACAAACTGGTATCTACACCCTCCTTCATCTCCTAAACACAATTCTCTCaacaatacaaaatatattgtaataacatataataattcacatcaattactcaataaaatcctgaatttaaaaatataaatattcaatttatacagagtgtaatgataattaaagttattaaataaatttaaaaagtatTCGATAATAAAAATTTGCACTATGCATATActattcatcataataaatatttctaTACAAAcgtaaataaaaagttataaattttttaatgaagagacagaaaataaaatattctaatattttcataacttattcatttttgatgatttttatactatattgaatttgagatacatattgattattttttcatgatcaaatttgatgacgtttaaacaataattacaatataaaaaggttaaaaatatagtgaaaattttggtggaagaagagagagaaaaagaaagggaaaaaaactcatcttttatatattatagataTAGATTCCAGGTATAATTATTGTCTTTTTTCTCAAGAaaatgtattattttatttacattgtATAATATTGCTATATTTTCATTTCGTGCATAGCACATGAGAAAATACTAGTTAACCAAAGAGAGATATTACTATAGTGGTTTTCTTAGAAGAAACGCGCGAAAAGAGACTCTTAGCATATGCTtctactttttttatttaatccaTTATCATTGCAGCCGATTATTTATAAGTATCATGTACTAATCCACAAAGGATGTTTATGTACCAAGTTATTGTTAAATTTGTTTGGATTGGTCTAAGAGATGACACTTGTTctactttttttatatgaagCACTTACTTGAAGTTATAATATATAGGGTTCATTGCCGAAAAAACatatactttttttatttttgattttttcccatgacaaaaaaaaatctgaacaaaaatccatgaattgaaaaatTTATTGCATTTTTCCCCGCGTTCATTTTTCCCCCAAATTGAATCCGAGGTGGCAATCGGATTTCCAGCGTGTCATCGCCGGGAATTGAACGAGACGATGCCGTTTTATGGCTTTTTGACAATTCAATTACAAAATATGAAGCTTAGGGTTTGTCTAAGCATAGGGTTCGTCGATTAGGGTTCGTCGAGCAAAATGTCCCAAAACCTAACTGGAAGCTCGAATTCAGGAGCTTTGCATCCGCGTGCACAATGTGGATGTGGAATACCAGTCGTCCTTCGTGTATCTCACACCGAGAAAATCCGTTTCGGCGATTCCTTTGTTGTATCTCACACAAAGTTTGAAATGTTGTTTTTCATGATCATTGAAAATGTAAATGAAATGTTGGTTTGTAGATTTTAATGGCTCAAAATCTGGAAATGGAATGCCCTCGAAAATCTGTTCGAAATGTAGTTCTTATTGCAGAGCAAAAATCTAGTTCTTAACTTGACCATGCCTTCTCAAAAATCTGGAAATGGAATGCTAAAAAAATGGCAGCCAAAGCATACCGGAGCTCTGGCTGAGCTGATTTGGTAAGTCACTCTCTACCTTGGGCAGCCAGAGCTGATTTGGTAAGCTCTGGCTATGTCAGAGCTGTGAGGAGGTGAGGTGGAAAATTAGGGGTTTAGGTGAGGTGGAAAATTAATGTTATGTGGCAACCACGTTGGATCGAAGCTCAATCGGAGATCGCCGGAAAATGGACGCGGGGAAAAAATGCAATAAatttttcaattcatggatttctgttcaaattctttttgtcatgggaaaaaaccaaaaatcgaaaaagtatatggttttttcagcatatatatatatatatatatatatatatatatatatatatatatatagggttaggttcaatgaaaaaggcctaaatgtaagaaagaagagagaagtaatctcatccgttgatcttatctaatctaacggacatgatttattcacgccatgctcaacggattttttcgttgaacattcgtgaacatatacaatatttttgggggttctgggtttcgaccccccttatgttcaacgaaaaattccgttgaacatggcgtgaataaatcatgtccgttagattagataagatcaacagattagattacttctctcttttttcttacatttaggccttcttcattgaactttagcctatatatatatatatatatatatatatatatatataagtccATTATGATATCATAAAAAACACATGAAATTCTAGTAGCCCATTATTATTCAAGCCCAAAATTCTGAGCCCACCAAAGAACTCACCCTTATAAAAAAGTCCATAATCGCAAACTCCATCCGTTGCAATTTCAACCCTTTTTTCAGATTCTCAATCACAACTACTCTCGCAAGCGTCGCCCAACACTCTCCCTTTCTTCACATTAAATCTCACCGCCGATTAAGGATGACGAGCAGAAGAGCTGCTGTTTTTGCAATCGACCTCATTCATCATGGAAGAGGATTTCTCAATCAATGGTCGCATAAATCGGGTATTATCTCTCCtccattctctctcttctcttccaaGGCTTTTCAACCTAAGCAGCCCAGAATCGATTTCAGCTGTGTTAAAGAATTAAATGATGCTATTGGAGTGTTTCAAAAAATGAACAGTATGCAGCCGGAGCCTTCTGTTCTAATGTACAACAATCTTTTGAGTGTCACTGTAAAGATTGAGCAGTATTCTTTTGCCCTTTATATGTTTGATGAAATGCTTAGGATGGGTGTCCCTGTTAATGTTTACACGATGAATATTGCTGTGAATTGTTGTTGTCTCTTGAAAGATATAAAATCTGGCTTTGCTGTAATGGGTATATTTTTCAAGAGAGGGTACGAACCAGATGTCGCGACATTCACCACTCTGATTAAAGGGTTGTTTTTAAATCATAAGGTGGCCGAGGCTGGGAAATTGTTCAATATGCTTTTGCGTTTCAGAATATGTGAGCCTAATGATGTTATGATTGTGACGATGGTAGATGGGCTTTGTAAATCAGGAAATGTCCTTCCAGCGAGAGATTTAGTTCGTAGATTAGAAAGAAGTAGGTTGAGACCCAATGTCAAGGCTTATAATGCATTACTCGACGGGCTACGCAAATCTGGAATGGTGGATGATGCTCTCCAGCTCCTATCCACGATGATCGAAAAGGATATTACACCCGATGTTGTCACGTACAACTCAATGATTCAGGGGTTGTGCGACCTAGGGAGACTGGAGGATATTAAGGTTCTGGTGAATGAAATGTCTAATTCTAATATTTCTTTCGATGTTGTTACCTTTAGTACATTGATTGATGCATACTGTAAGGAGAGAAAGGTGAAAGAGGCTGAAGATTTGTTGGAAATTATGAGGCAACGTAACGTATGCCCTAATGTTGTCACTTATACTGCGCTAATGGAGGGGTATTGTTTGAGAGGGGAAATTGACAAAGCACAACAAGTACTTGATTCCATGGTTGACAAGGGACTTAAGCCTAATATTGTTACCTACAACTGCTTATTAAATGGATATTGCAGAAAGGGGAGAATAGACGAAGCTTGGCTTCATTTTCTGGAATTTCCATGTAAAGGTCTGGAGCATGATACATGTACTTATAATACCATGATTCATGGGCTGTTTAGTAAGCGTAGATTTTCCGAGGGCTTGAAACTTTTCAAGGATATGGAAGCTCGACGAGTATGTCCTGATATATATACTTATAGTACATTGTTGGATGGGCTGTATAGTAATGGGGAGACTGATGAAGCTCTTTCTTTTTTACACACCATTGAAGGGAAAGGAGTTACTCCTAATAGAGTCACCTATGGGGCTGTCATTAATGGATTATGCAAAAATGGGAAACTTGATGTTGCTAGAGATCTTTTCAACCAACTACCTTCTAGAGGTGTGCAACCTAATGCTCGTATATGTAATATGATCATTGGTGCACTTTGTTATGAAGGTTCTACAGAGGAGGCACAATGTTTGCTTACAGAGATGCAGAGTCATGGTTGTGCACCTGACGAAGTGACATACAACATCATGACGCGAAGTTTCCTAAAGAAGAAAGAGCTCAGCAAGGCAATACCATACTTGGAAGTAATGCGCGAAAAGGGACTCTCAGCAAATGTTTCTACTCTTTCCATGCTCATTGATCAAATGCAAGGAAAAACTAAAGATGATGTTCTTCTCAAATTGATGAAGGATGTTTTGCCAAAGGATTTTGCATCATAGTCATCTCGCCTTCTGATATGCAACCAACTCAGGCTTTGGGGCTGAACTTTGTCTTTTTATTTcttctagttttttttttcatctaaaGATTTTTCTTGTGATTTTGGAAGGGTACTTGCTTGCGTTTATTTATGGGTGGTTTTTCAATTTGTCgatttttttgtaatatatcTCATGTTGTGTACAAATATATTCTCATATATTCTAATATATCAATTCGTATGCGTATGTTGCAGAAATggatattcatttattttcttctacttttgattttcacctagaaataaaacaaatatatacttccatatttattgaaaaaaaatggcaaagaagaagatgaaaagaaaattcacCAAACATATTACTCATCTAACCACAATTTGAGCAGAAAACTACTTATTTTGCAAAATCAAAATTGCCTCACAAAACATCCTGCAGTTTACAGTCTTTTAAAAGCTACACCAAAAACATACTCAAAAGAGAATAACAAAGGCAAAGTTATAAGTAGAGCTACTCCTTGTGAAGATTTAGCAACACAATTAATAGCAACAAACTGGTATCTACACCCTCCTTCGTCTcctaaaattatactccctccgtccatgaaagaactttctaggaagggtgacacgagttttaagagaggttattgagtgtattgagagtggagaaaaggttgttgagtgtattggacCGGTGAAagtgtgttataattaatatagagagttgtgaaaaagatcaaaataagtaaatataagtggtggggtatagttcaaaaataggtagaaagttttttttatggacgtctcaaaaagaaaagataagaagttcttttgtgTACGGAGAGTAATACAAATTTGAATAAGAGCGATGAAAAGAATTGTTTAACTTAATATTACCAACAAATTTCACTCATACACGCCATTGCATAATTTAAACTATTAAATTTAactatatatacttttttattatttacacAAAATAGGGTTATTTACTAAAGAAATGCGGTTATTTTAggtatctatatataatataaaagagcagtttaacGGTAAAATTTACcgccaatttttctctctcctataaaaaaaactatattcTCTCTCCCACAATCTATCCCACTATTTACTCATTAAATATCTATtagttaatctatatatataaaacatgcACGAATTTTTTCTacaaaaatttctctctttaCTTTGCACtttttgttttgattcttttttaaaatccatcaacttttacttataaaaaaatattttatatggaggttaaattaaagataataataagatctttaatttgatgtaaaagttattaaaaataaatttaaaataaataaattattatcatttaaagtcacaatttttttctctctctcatctttcatctatcctctcctctctcctacCTCCTTTCTTTGAATAAcacgttcaattttttttttctatttcattccttttttaattttttattttattttattttttatatttttgttagacatcatttttaattttttttttgctataacaatttaatgtaactaaaaagattagacttatatttgttcattttagaactctttagcttaaaaataaattttaaaggttgaaatttatattaatataaatttatagataattaattaattaaatcttaaaaaattaatttcaaatatgatttagatttattaattttttgtatgaatttttatatttctttatattaacatatttgttattattatgtcttaattaaatttaatattagattgaGAATTGacaatctatatctatatagtacataaaagaggagtttttcccCTCCATGAtttccctctcttttttctctcttcttccaccaattttctctcttcttccaccaatttttcgcttttttttttttgctttttatgttattatattttatttattttctaaacgtcatcaaatttgattcgtgaaaaaataatcatatgtatcttaaattcaatatagtataaaaataatcaaaaatgaatttaaaacgaataagttatgaaaagcataaattattttattttttgtctcttcattaaaaaattacaactttttatttatgtttgtgtatgaaaatatttattatgatgtataatactatataataatatgcataatgcaaattttcattacactttgtataaattgaaaatttataattttatattgggttaattgcatcaaaatacctgacctttttccaaaatttggttttttgacaaactttttaattgtagtaaaaattttagctacgtttcaatttattgcaatgtccgtcccgcgtatatttccggccaaatccatgATGAGGTGGACTTCCgtaaagcttaggtggcatgtcgtgccgggtaatgaaacattatcgtctcaaatccattgcaataaattgaaacgtagctaaaataaattggccGGAAATGAATGGATTTGGCCAGAAATATACGcaggacggacattgc is a window encoding:
- the LOC130999748 gene encoding pentatricopeptide repeat-containing protein At1g12300, mitochondrial-like, which gives rise to MTSRRAAVFAIDLIHHGRGFLNQWSHKSGIISPPFSLFSSKAFQPKQPRIDFSCVKELNDAIGVFQKMNSMQPEPSVLMYNNLLSVTVKIEQYSFALYMFDEMLRMGVPVNVYTMNIAVNCCCLLKDIKSGFAVMGIFFKRGYEPDVATFTTLIKGLFLNHKVAEAGKLFNMLLRFRICEPNDVMIVTMVDGLCKSGNVLPARDLVRRLERSRLRPNVKAYNALLDGLRKSGMVDDALQLLSTMIEKDITPDVVTYNSMIQGLCDLGRLEDIKVLVNEMSNSNISFDVVTFSTLIDAYCKERKVKEAEDLLEIMRQRNVCPNVVTYTALMEGYCLRGEIDKAQQVLDSMVDKGLKPNIVTYNCLLNGYCRKGRIDEAWLHFLEFPCKGLEHDTCTYNTMIHGLFSKRRFSEGLKLFKDMEARRVCPDIYTYSTLLDGLYSNGETDEALSFLHTIEGKGVTPNRVTYGAVINGLCKNGKLDVARDLFNQLPSRGVQPNARICNMIIGALCYEGSTEEAQCLLTEMQSHGCAPDEVTYNIMTRSFLKKKELSKAIPYLEVMREKGLSANVSTLSMLIDQMQGKTKDDVLLKLMKDVLPKDFAS